CGGACCTCTCGGTCACCGAGAACATCTTCATGGGCCGCCAGCCGTTGGGCCGGGGTCGACGCATCGACCGCGCGCGGATGCACAGCGAGGCAACCGCCCTCTTCGATCGCCTCGGGGTCGCTCTCGACCCGCGCCGCCCCGCCCGCGGCCTCTCCATCGCCGACCAGCAGATCATCGAGATCGCCAAGGCCATCTCGCTCGACGCGGCCCTGCTGGTCATGGACGAGCCGACCGCCGCGCTGAGCGGTGTCGAGGTCGAGCGGCTCTTCGCGGTCGCGCGGAGCCTGCGCGACGAGGGGCGGGCGCTGGTCTTCATCTCGCACCGCTTCGACGAGGTCTTCGACCTGTGCGACACCGTCACCGTGATGCGCGACGGCGAGTACGTCTCCACGCACGCCATCGCCGAGACCGACGTCGAGAGCATCGTCGGGGAGATGGTCGGTCGCGAGGTCGGCGAGCTCTTCCCCAAGACCCCGGCCCCCCTGGGTGACGTTGTCCTCGACGTCGAGGGGCTCTCCTCCGCCGGCGTCTTCCGCGACGTCTCCTTCCAGGTGCGGGCCGGCGAGATCGTCGGCCTGGCCGGACTGGTCGGCGCCGGACGCAGCGAGATCGCCCGAGCGGTCTTCGGTGTCGACGGCTACGACAGTGGCGCCGTCCGGCTCGGCGGGACGCCGGTGGCGCGCAGCAACCCCCGCGCAGCCATCCGGGCCGGCATGGCCTTCGTGCCCGAGGACCGTCGCAAGCAGGGTCTGGTCACCGAGGGGTCCGTGGCGCGCAACGTGGCCGGCGTGATCCGCCGCGGCCTGACCCGCGCGGGGCTGCTCACCTCGGCCGCCGAGAACCGTGCGGCCGCCCCGTGGGCGGCGCGGCTGCAGGTCAAGACGAGTGCCCTCGACATGGACGCCACCACGATGAGCGGCGGCAACCAGCAGAAGGTCGTGATCGCCAAGTGGCTGGCCACCCAGCCGCGGCTGCTGATCATCGACGAGCCCACCCGCGGCATCGACGTGGGGACCAAGGCGGAGGTGCACCGGCTGCTCTCCGACCTGGCCGGCCAGGGGATGGCGATCGTGATGATCTCCTCCGAGCTCCCCGAGGTCCTCGGCATGGCCGACCGCGTCCTGGTCGTCTGCGAGGGGCGCATCACCGCCGAGCTCGACCGCGCCGAGGCCACCCCCGAGAAGGTCATGCACGCGGCCACCCGCACCGGCCCGACCCCCGGGTCCACCCCGACCGCGACCGAGGAGGTGCCGGTGTGAGCACCGCACTGGTCAACGATCCCGCCACCCCGACCCGAGGTGCCCGCGGCACCCAGCTGCTCGGCGCGCTGCTGCGTTCGCGCGAGCTCGCGGTGCTGGTGGTGCTGCTGCTCATCGTGCTCGGCACGACCCTGAAGAGCAACGGATTCCTCTTCAGCTCCGACGGCTTCCGCAACCTGCTGGTGACCCCCTCGCTGCTGCTGCTCCTGGCGGTGGGCCAGACCCTGGTGATCGTCACCCGCAACGTCGACCTCTCCGTCGGGTCGGTGCTCGGCCTCACGGCGTACCTGACCGGCCGCCTCTTCGCCGACAACCCGGGCATCCCCGTCATCGCGGTCTTCGCGGCGGGCCTGGCCATGGGGGCCCTGCTCGGGCTGGTCAACGGGGTGCTGGTCGCGTTCGGCCGGGTGCCGGCACTCGTGATCACCCTGGGCACCCTCTACATCTACCGCGGCATCTTCCTCACCTGGGCCGGCAGCGACCGGATCAACGCCTCCGACATGGACCCGGGCTTCCTGGCCCTGGGCACCCGCAGCATTCTGGGCATCCCGGTGTTGACCCTGATCGCGCTCGGGGTGCTCGCGGCGGTCGGCTACTACCTGCACACCGCCCGGGGCGGCCGTGAGCTCTACGCCATCGGCTCCGACCCCGACGCAGCGACGCTCTACG
The Nocardioides marinisabuli genome window above contains:
- a CDS encoding sugar ABC transporter ATP-binding protein, encoding MADATLVLQDVTKSFGAVAALRSGSLTVRPGSIHALVGENGAGKSTLVKIVSGVHRRDGGRFAFQGRDADFSSTAESKAAGIAVIYQEPTLFPDLSVTENIFMGRQPLGRGRRIDRARMHSEATALFDRLGVALDPRRPARGLSIADQQIIEIAKAISLDAALLVMDEPTAALSGVEVERLFAVARSLRDEGRALVFISHRFDEVFDLCDTVTVMRDGEYVSTHAIAETDVESIVGEMVGREVGELFPKTPAPLGDVVLDVEGLSSAGVFRDVSFQVRAGEIVGLAGLVGAGRSEIARAVFGVDGYDSGAVRLGGTPVARSNPRAAIRAGMAFVPEDRRKQGLVTEGSVARNVAGVIRRGLTRAGLLTSAAENRAAAPWAARLQVKTSALDMDATTMSGGNQQKVVIAKWLATQPRLLIIDEPTRGIDVGTKAEVHRLLSDLAGQGMAIVMISSELPEVLGMADRVLVVCEGRITAELDRAEATPEKVMHAATRTGPTPGSTPTATEEVPV
- a CDS encoding ABC transporter permease; protein product: MSTALVNDPATPTRGARGTQLLGALLRSRELAVLVVLLLIVLGTTLKSNGFLFSSDGFRNLLVTPSLLLLLAVGQTLVIVTRNVDLSVGSVLGLTAYLTGRLFADNPGIPVIAVFAAGLAMGALLGLVNGVLVAFGRVPALVITLGTLYIYRGIFLTWAGSDRINASDMDPGFLALGTRSILGIPVLTLIALGVLAAVGYYLHTARGGRELYAIGSDPDAATLYGLRVTRRVLVAFVLSGALAGLAGVVYAARYGTVSSGAGSGIELQAVGAAVIGGVAIFGGSGTVWGAAIGAFLLVTINRALPIVGISDFWQRAVVGALILAAIVLDRVLANRQERRLREQQGSSAAEAAPPGPDGPPVPAGPTDPTTHHDEEARA